In one Atribacteraceae bacterium genomic region, the following are encoded:
- a CDS encoding DUF1405 domain-containing protein: MKNRFVAVFYDNQLLFWLLVVGNILSAWYGYTVFYGEQLLATPWYLWIFIPDCPLFSTLFVIAFILVKKKIYPEFLLILVIANSIKYALWTVTTIPLYSELYLNPLYPAVRNTNLALIGLHVIMGVQSLLLYPFIRRWHAGHLIAVTVWLYVNDLLDYGFNLYPNGHRLLLSYPYGYLPGLAIDQRLYIILTHNLVVNTAFLLFFWWIWKKQRNLKTSLDSDSGPEMERPTSGFSFLNFIHTSTRD, translated from the coding sequence ATGAAAAATCGATTCGTCGCCGTCTTCTACGATAACCAACTGCTTTTCTGGCTCCTGGTGGTGGGCAATATCCTGAGTGCTTGGTATGGCTATACCGTGTTCTATGGTGAACAGCTCCTGGCTACCCCCTGGTACCTGTGGATATTCATTCCCGATTGCCCCCTCTTCTCGACCTTATTCGTCATTGCTTTTATCCTGGTGAAGAAAAAGATCTACCCTGAGTTCCTTTTGATCCTGGTCATCGCCAACAGCATCAAATACGCCTTATGGACCGTGACCACCATTCCCCTCTACAGCGAGCTTTATCTGAACCCCCTGTATCCGGCCGTGCGCAATACCAACCTGGCTTTGATTGGCTTACACGTCATCATGGGAGTACAGTCTCTTTTGCTTTATCCCTTCATCAGGCGCTGGCACGCCGGTCATCTCATTGCTGTCACAGTATGGCTGTACGTCAACGATCTCCTGGACTATGGCTTCAATCTCTACCCCAACGGCCATCGCCTGCTCTTGTCCTATCCCTATGGATACCTGCCGGGTTTGGCCATCGATCAGCGTTTATATATCATTTTGACTCATAACCTGGTGGTCAACACCGCGTTTCTCCTCTTTTTCTGGTGGATATGGAAAAAACAGAGAAACCTCAAAACTTCCCTGGATTCAGATTCAGGACCCGAGATGGAAAGACCGACTTCTGGATTCTCCTTCCTGAATTTCATCCACACATCGAC